The genomic DNA GGATTTAAAACTGTTTACGCAGCTGATCGAGGACGTCAACCGGGAATTCGGCCTGACGGCGGAACAGGTGGACAAGCTGCAGCCCCATTACCGCCTGATCGCTTACCAGGCGGCAGTCAGCGTCGGCGGCTCGCTGGTCGGGCGCCTGATCACGCGCGACCTGCTGGTAAAAGTCGTGCAGAAATCGGGCAAGAAGCTGGTGGCCAAGCAGGCGTCGAAATTCGTGCCGCTGGCGGGCCAGGCCGCCTCGGCCGCGATCGGCTTCTTTGCCTTCCGCCAGATCGGCTACCAGCACGTGGAGGCGTGCGCGAAGGTCGCGCAGGAACTGCTGGCCGCCAAGCGCTGAGCCCGTGTCCCACCGCGGTGACTGACCCCGAGGTGGGACACGAACTGAGCCGTAGTGGCATGAAAACGGCCGAGCCCGTGTCCCACTCCGGTGACTGACCCCCGGGTGGGACACGGGCTCGGCCGTGGATTGACCCTTGCGCGTGCGGGCTTACGCGTCCGGCAGGACGACGTTGACGTCGAGCACTTCCAGGTTGCCCTGGCGGTCGAGCGAGATCTTGATGTCGTCGGCGTTGACCTTGGTGTACTTGGAGATGACTTCGATCAGCTCCTTGTGCAGCGCGGGCAGGAAGTCCGGGCCCGTGCGACCGTTGCGCTCGCGCGCGATGATGATCTGCAGGCGCTCCTTGGCGGCCGTGGCCGTCTTGGGTTTGCTCTGGAACAGGAAGGATAGCAGGGCCATTTACTTTGCTCCAAAGATACGCTTGAGGAGGCCCGGTTTCTCGTAATCGGTAAACCGCAGCGGCTTTTGCTCGCCCAGGAAGCGGGCGACCACGTCTTCATAGGCCTCGGCCACGTCCGTTCCCTTGAAGTGGATGGCCGGGTTGCCCTGGTTGGAAGCGTGCAGCACCTGTTCCGATTCCGGAATGATGCCGATCAGGGGAATGCGCAGGATTTCCTGCACGTCCGTATAGCTCAGCATCTCACCCGCTTCCACCCGCTTGGGCGAGTAGCGGGTGATCAGCAGGTGTTCCTTGACGGGCTCGCCGCCGGACTGCGCGCGGCGCGACTTGGCCTGGATGATGCCCAGGATACGGTCGGAATCGCGCACCGACGACACTTCCGGGTTCGTCACGATCAGCGCCTCGTCGGCAAACGTCAGCGCCATCAGCGCGCCGTGCTCGATGCCGGCCGGCGAGTCGCAGATGATGAATTCGAAGCCCATGTTGATCAGTTCGGCCAGCACGGCCTCCACGCCGTCCTCGGACAGCGCATCCTTGTCGCGCGTTTGCGAGGCGGGCAGGATGAACAGGTTGTCGCAGTGCTTGTCCTTGATCAGGGCCTGGTGCAGCGAGGCTTCCTTGTTGATCACGTTGATCAGGTCATACACGACGCGGCGCTCGCAGCCCATGATCAGGTCCAGGTTACGCAGCCCCACGTCGAAGTCGATGACGACCGTCTTGTGGCCACGCATGGCGAGGCCGGTGGAGAAGCTGGCGCTGGACGTCGTTTTGCCGACACCGCCCTTGCCGGACGTTACAACAATAATTCTTGCCACAAGTAATCCTTTAGAGTGAACTGCGCTGGTTGGACGATGTCAAAGCATCACGCGCGCGTTGCCGAATTAACGGATTGTATATCCAGTTTGTCACCGTTGAGCCTGATTTGTGCGGGCTGGCGGGCCTGTTCGGCGGGGAATCCGTCCTCGAACGTCCGGTAAACCCCCGCGATCGACACCAGTTCCGGCGCCATCGCCAGAGCGAAGATGCGGGCGTTGGCGTCGCCCGATGCACCGGCCAATGCGCGGCCGTTCAGGGTGTTGTAAACATGGATACTGCCGTCGGCAATGATCTCGGCGCCGTTGTTGACGACGGCCATGACGATCAGGTCGCCACCGCGCGCGTAAATGCGCTGGCCGGCCCGCACGGGCGTGTCGATGATCAAGGTCGCGGCCTTGTCCGCGCCGTTCGCGCCGGGTGTCAGCGCGGGGGCGGGCGGTGGCGCCACCGGTTCGGGCGCGGGTGCGGCAGGAGCGGGCGCGGCGGCTGGCGTGTCGTCGCGCTTGCCCGTGTCCAACGACAGGCCGAGCGAGGCGATTTCATCGATCATGTCCGGCCGCGCATTGCGCACGGCGACGGGATTCAAACGGTATTTCTTCAGCAGCGCGATGGTGCTGGCCCAGTCGATGCGCTCGCAGCCGGGCGCCAGGTCGCCGACGTCGATGACGGCAAGGTCGCCTTCAAAGAAGTCGGGCACGCCGCCCGTCATGCCCTTCAGCGCCGCATCGAGCGCGATGCCGTCGGACGTATGCAGGATCGCTGACACGGCGACGACGGTGGAAATCTTGATTTCGATGGGCTTTTGAAACGGGCTTTTTGACATGACGATAGTAAATGGTCGGGCATTTCCGGGCCCGAGCATTTTACTGTCAAAAACCAAATCTTGGGAGACGAACGCGGCCCGTTCTCCCAGTATTTATGCGGCTTCCAGCCTCAGCTGGCGGGCCGCCGCGACCATCGCCCGCAACGCCGCCAACGTCTCCTGCCAGCCGCGCGTTTTCAGGCCGCAATCCGGGTTGACCCATAGTTGCCGTGACGGAATAACCGCCTGCGCGCGGCGCAAGAGCGCGGCGATCTCGCGGCTGTCCGGCACGCGCGGCGAATGGATGTCGTAGACACCCGGGCCGATGTCGTTCGGGTAGCGGAAGCTGCCGAAGCCGTCCAGCAGCGCCATGGCCGAGCGGCTGGTTTCGATCGTGATCACGTCCGCATCCAGCGCGGCGATCTGCGGCAGGATGTCGTTGAACTCCGCATAGCACATGTGCGTGTGGATCTGCGTGGCCGCGCCCGCCGTGCCGGCCGTAATGCGAAATGCCCGCACGGCCCAGTCGAGATACTCCGCATGACGGGCGCGGCGCAGCGGCAGGCCCTCGCGCAAGGCCGGCTCGTCGATCTGGATTACGGCGATGCCGGCCTGCTCCAGGTCCCCCACTTCGTCGCGCATCGCCAGCGCGATCTGCGTGGCGGTGACGCTGCGCGGCTGGTCGTCGCGCACGAACGACCATTGCAGGATCGTGACCGGGCCCGTCAGCATGCCTTTCACGGGCCGGTCCGTCAGCGCCTGTGCATAGACGGACCATGCCACCGTCATCGGCGCCGGCCGGCTGACGTCACCCCAGATGATGGGCGGCTTGACGCAGCGCGAACCGTACGACTGCACCCAGCCGTTCTGCGTGAACGCGAAGCCGGCCAGTTGCTCGCCGAAGTATTCCACCATGTCGTTGCGCTCGGCTTCGCCATGCACCAGGACGTCCAGGCCCAGCATTTCCTGCTGGCCGATCGCGTGGGCGATCTCGGCGCGCATCGCCGTGGTATAGGCGGCGGCGTCCAGTTCGCCGCGACGGTAGGCCGCGCGTGCCGTGCGGATCGTTTCGGTTTGCGGGAACGAGCCGATCGTCGTGGTCGGAAACGCCGGCAGGTTCAGGCGCTGTTGTTGCAGCGCGCGCCGTTCGGCAAACGGGGCGGGGCGCTGGTCCGCGTCGGCGGGCAGCGTCGCCACGCGCTCTGCCACTGCCGCGTTGTGCACCCGTGGGCTGGCGCGACGGCCGGCGAGCGCGGCGCGGGCTTGCGCCAGTGACGCTTGTACCGCCGGGGCCTGCGGCGTGGCAATGGCGGCGCGCAGCAGCGCCAGCTCGTCCAGCTTTTCCATGGCGAACGCCAGCCAGCCTTTCAGCTCAGCATCGAGCTGTGTTTCGTCGGCCAGGCTGTACGGCACGTGCAGCAGCGAGCAGGAGGTCGACAGCCAGACCTCGCCTTGCCGCTTGTCCAGCACGGGCGCCAGCCGGGCCAGCGCGAGATCCAGGTCGGTGCGCCAGATATTGCGGCCATCGACGATGCCGATCGACAGCACCTTGTGGGCCGGCAACCAGTCCGCCACGTTGACGAGTTCATGGGTCGCGCGCACCCCGTCGACGTGCAGGCCGGCGACTGGCAGGCGACAAGCCAGGCTCAGGTTTTCCTCCAGCGGCGCGAAATAGGTCGCCACCAGCAGCGCCGCGCCGGCCTGGTTCAACTGCCAGTAGGCATTTTCAAACGCGCCGCGCCACGGCGCCGGCAGGTCCAGGCCCAGGATCGGCTCGTCCAATTGCACCCAGGCGACGCCCATGGCTTTCAGCCGCGCCAGGATTTCACCGTACACGGGCAGCAGCCGGTCCAGCAGCCCCAGGCGGTCGTCCAGGCCCTTGCCCAGCCAGAGGAAGGTCAACGGACCCAGCAAGGTGACCTTGACGGCGTGACCGAGCGCCTGCGCCTCGGCCACCTCGTCGAACAAGCGCTCGCTGGACAGGTTGAAGAGCGTGTCGGCATCGAATTCCGGCACCAGGTAATGGTAGTTGGTATCGAACCACTTCGTCATGGCCAGTGCCGGGCTGGCGGCGTGGGCGCTGCCGCAGCTGCATTCGTCCCGTCCGCTGCGGCCGCGCGCCATGATGCTGTAACGCTGCAGCGGCGTTTCGGCGGTGCCAAAGCTGAAGCGGGCCGGTTCGCAGCCCAGCAACTGGATGTGGTTGGCCACGTGGTCGTACAGCGCGAAGTCCCCGACGGTCACGTAATCCAGCCCGGCGTCGCGCTGGGCCGCCCAGTGCCGCGCGCGCAAGGCCGCGGCGGTCTGCTCCAGTTCATTGTCGGACAGCTCGTCGCGCCAATAGCGCTCCAGCGCGTGTTTCAACTCGCGGGCAGCGCCAATGCGGGGAAAGCCAGGGACGTGGAGAGCAATTTCTTTCATTTGTCATGCCATTTAAATATTGGTGCAGTAGAGTGTGCGACAATCATTTGGATAAGCCAAACGAAAGATTTTGCGCGTTCCCATGAAAAATATTCATCCAGCCCTCGGCTGAACTTCGGAAAGGTCATGTTGGAGATCCGTCACCTGCGCACGCTTGCCGCGTTGCGCTCCGCCGGCAGCCTGGTGCGCGCCGCCGAATTGTTGAACCTGACGCAGTCCGCGCTGTCGCACCAGGTCAAGCTGCTGGAAGACCGCTACGGCGGCCCGCTGTTCGAACGCAAGAGCGTGCCGATCGGCTTTACCGCCATCGGCGCGCGCCTGCTGCGCCTGGCGGACATGATGCTGCCGGAAATCGAGCAGGCCGAGCGCGACGTGGCCCGCCTGATGCAGGGCGACCAGGGCCAGTTGCGCGTGGCGCTGGAGTGTCATACCTGCTTCGACTGGCTGATGCCGGTCATGGACGAGTTCCGCGCGCGCTGGCCCGAAGTGGAGATCGACCTGGTGTCGGGCTTCCACAGCGAGCCGGCCGAGTTGCTGCGCACCGGCGCGGCCGACCTCGTCATCGGTTCCGACTACAGCGCCGACTACGCCACCTTCCCTCTGTTCCGCTTCGAGATCCTGACGGTGATGGCGCAAAAGCACCGCCTGGCCACGCACCGCCGCCTGCACGCCGCCGACTTCGAAGGCGAGACCTTGATCACGTATCCGGTGCCGGAACAGCGCATCGACCTGATCCGCGAGATGCTGCGCCCGGCCGGCATCACGTTCCAGCGCCGCACGGCCGAGCTGACGGTGGCAATCCTGCAACTGGTCGCCAGCCGGCGCGGCCTGGCCGCATTGCCCAACTGGGCCATCAAGAACTACGTCGACTACGACTACGTGATCGCCCGCCCGCTGGGCGAGCACGGCTTGTGGAGCGACCTGTACGTGTCCGTACCGGCCGCGCTGCGGCAGAAGGCGTACGTGGCGGACTTCGTCAAGGTCATCCGCGAACAGTGCGCGGCCAGCCTGGACGGCATTAAATTGCTGTCCTGACAGAGTTTGATAAATATCAAACAGCAATGCTGAGCAGCCCTTTACGATGAAGTCCCTTGCGTTACATCAGCCGCCTGAAAGGACCCGTCATGTTCACGTTGCCCGCCGAGCTGTTTTACGTCACCCGCACCCTGCTGGAGGGGCAGCTTGCCAGGAGCAATGCGCTGGCGCGCACGGCGTTCGACAGCGGCGCCAGCCTGTTCGACGTCAACGCGAACTTGGCGCGTGAGCAGCTGGCCGCGGCCACGGCCGCGTCGAACCAGCTGCTGTTCGTGCGTGATCCGCAAGATTTGATCGGCTTGGCCGCCGTCCAGTCGCACCAGGCGCTCAACCGTGTCCATGCTTACGGGCGCGGCATGGCCGGTGTGGCCAGCGACCTCAATACGCGACTGGGCGAATTGGGCAAGGACTTCGCTGGAACGTTGTCCCGCACTTCGATAGAATGAAACGTAGTAGTGCTTCGACAACCCCTGCTGACATCACCGGTCAGCGCACTGGAGAATGAAATGGATGATGTAGTTATCGTTGCCGCAGCCCGCACCGCGGTCGGCAAGTTCGGCGGCAGCCTCGCGAAGATCCCGGCGACGGAGCTGGGTGCCCACGTCATCAAGGGCCTGATGGCCCAGACGGGCATCGATCCGAACCTGATCAGCGAAGTGATCATGGGCCAGGTGCTGACGGCCGGTGTCGGCCAGAACCCCGGCCGCCAGGCGCTGATGAAAGCCGGCCTGCCGAACAGCATTCCCGGCTTCACGATCAACAAGGTGTGCGGCAGCGGCCTGAAGGCCACCCATCTAGCGGCACAGGCGATCAAGTGCGGCGACGCCAGCATCATCATCGCGGGCGGCCAGGAAAACATGAGCGCCTCGCCGCACGTGCTGCCCAATTCGCGCGACGGCTTCCGCATGGGCGACGCCAAGCTGGTGGACACGATGGTGGTGGACGGCTTGTTCGACGTCTACAACCAGTACCTCATGGGCATCACCGCTGAAAACGTTGCCAAGAAGTATGAAATCTCGCGCAGCCAGCAGGACGAGTTCGCGCTGCAGTCGCAATTGAAGGCGGAAACGGCGCAGAAGGAAGGCAAGTTCAAGGATGAGATCCTGCCGTTCGAAGTGCCGCAGAAAAAAGGCTCCTTCGTGTTCGACACGGACGAGTACATCAAGACCGGCGCCACCCTGGAAGGCCTGTCCGGCCTGCGCCCGGCCTTCGACAAGGAAGGTTCCGTGACCGCTGGCAACGCCTCGGGCATCAACGATGGCGCCGCCGCCGTCATCATGATGTCGGCCACCCAGGCCCGCGAGCTGGGCCTGAAGCCGATGGCGCGCATCAAGTCGTACGCGTCGTCCGCGCTGGACCCGGCCTTCATGGGCATGGGCCCCGTGTCGGCCAGCCGGCTGGCGCTGAAAAAGGCGGGCTGGACGCCGGACCAGCTGGACCTGATGGAAATCAACGAGGCATTCGCCTCGCAGGCCTGCGCCGTCAACCAGGAGATGGGCTGGGACACCAGCAAGATCAACGTCAATGGCGGCGCGATCGCGATCGGTCACCCGATCGGCGCCTCCGGCTGCCGCATTCTCGTGACGCTGCTGCACGAGATGGTGCGGCGCGACGCGAAGAAGGGCCTCGCCTCGCTGTGCATCGGCGGCGGCATGGGCGTGGCGCTGACGGTCGAGCGCGACTGACGTCACGCAGCAGCATTCGTTGGCAGTAGCGGCCGCTCCAAGGCGGGGCGGCCGTCGTGAGAACGCAAACTAAGAGGGGAAGACATATGGCACGAGTTGCATTGGTAACAGGCGGCATGGGTGGTCTTGGCGAAGCGATCGGCATCAAGCTATTGGCACTGGGCTACAAGGTGGTCACCACGTATTCCCCTTCCAACACGAAATACCAGGCCTGGCTGGACCAGATGAAGGAAGCCGGCTACCAGTTCTCCGCCTATCCATGCGACGTGTCCGATTACGATTCGGCGCAGACCTGCGTGGCGGCGATCGAACGCGATATCGGTCCGGTGGACGTGCTGGTCAATAACGCCGGCATCACCCGCGACATGACGTTCAAGAAGATGGACAAGGTGAATTGGGACGCGGTCATGCGCACCAACCTGGATTCGGTGTTCAATATGACGAAACCGGTCACGGACGGCATGGTCGAGCGCGGCTGGGGCCGCATCATCAACATCTCGTCCGTCAACGGCCAGAAAGGCGCGTTCGGCCAGACCAACTACTCGGCCGCGAAAGCGGGCGTGCACGGCTTCACCAAGGCGCTGGCGCTGGAAGTGGCGCGCAAGGGCGTGACCGTCAACACGATTTCGCCGGGCTATATCGGCACGAAAATGGTCACGGAAATCCCGCAGGAAGTGCTGGACACCAAGATCATCCCGCAAATCCCGATGGGCCGCCTGGGTAAACCAGACGAAGTGGCGGGCCTGGTGGCCTACCTGGCTTCCGACGAAGCGGCCTTCGTCACGGGCGCCAACATCGCCATCAATGGCGGCCAGCACATGTCGTAAGCGGGCATTTTAATAGCCGACACACCGCCGCGAGGCGGTGTTTTTGTTTTCAGGACCAAGATGACCACCTTACCCACTGGCGGCCTGGCGCTGTCCCAGCTCGACGAGCAACTGTTGCAACCTGGCGTGAAAGGCCTGGCGCTGACGGCGCCGCTGCGCCAGCACATGATCGGCGTGCAGCGCTGGAACGTGCTGGCCGGCGACACCGGCTTTCCCGTCGCGCTGCTGAAGACGTCCAGCCTGCGCCACAACCTGGACTGGATGCGCGCGTTCTGCGCGCGCCACGGTGCGCTGCTGGCGCCGCACGGCAAGACGACGATGAGTCCGCAGCTGTTCGACGCCCAACTGGCCAATGGCGCCTGGGGCATCACCCTGGCCACCGCCAGCCAGGTGCAGGTGGCGGCGCGCTTCGGTGTGCGCCGCGTGCTGCTGGCCAATGAGGTGGTCGCCGCCAGCGACATCCGCGTGCTGCTGCAGCTACTGCGCGACAATCCCGCGTTCGAACTGTTCGCGCTGGCCGATTCGCTGGACGGCGTGCAGCGGCTGGCGGACGCGGTGACCGCCGCCGGCCTGCGCCGGCCGTTGCCGCTGCTGGTGGAACTGGGCATCGCCGGCAAGCGTGCCGGCTGCCGCACCAGCGACGAAGCGATGGCGGTGGCGCGCGCGATCGCGGCGGCGCCGGGCTTGCAACTGGCCGGGATCGAAGGCTACGAGGGCTTGCTGGTCACGACCGATCGCGCGGCCGACCTGGAGCGGGTCGACGCCTTCCTGCAGGCGATGGTGGACCTGGTGCGGCAATGCGATGCCGAGGGCCTGTTCGCGGGCCCGCAGATCCTGCTGTCGGCGGGCGGCTCGTCGTATTTCGACCGGGTGGCCCAGTGCTTTGCCGGCGTGACGGGCACCTCCCGCCCGGTGCTGAGCATCGTGCGCAGCGGCTGCTATCTCACCAACGACCATGGCCACTATTTCGAACTGACGCGCGAGCTGGACGAACGGGCCGGTGGGGGCGTCGGCCTGGTGCCGGCGCTGGAAGTGTGGAGCACGGTGCTGTCGCGCCCGGAGCCCACGCTGGCGATCCTCGGCATGGGCAAGCGCGACGCCTCGCACGACCTGGGCCTGCCGCGCGCGCTGCTGCGGCACCGCATCGGCGCAGCGGGCCCGGTGGCGCTGGACGACGGCTGGCACATCGAGAAGATGAACGACCAGCATGCCTATCTGCGCCTGCCCGAAAACGAGGTGGACGAGCTGCGCGTGGGCGACCTGGTCGGCTGCGGCATCTCGCACCCCTGCACCACGTTCGACAAGTGGTCCGTGCTGCTGCTGGTGGAGGATGACTACCGCGTGACGGGCGCTGTCAACACCTTCTTCTGACCGGGACGGCAAAACCGTTACAATCGGTGCTCCGATTTCCTGCGAGCGCGCCATGTCCGATCCGTCCTCCTACCTGTTCCCACCCGTCGCCCCGCTGCAAAGCGGCACCTTGGCGGTCGACGAGCTGCACACGATCTACTGGGAGGAAGTCGGCAATCCGCAGGGCATCCCCGTGCTGTTCCTGCACGGTGGCCCCGGCGCCGGCATCTCGCCGCAGCACCGCCGCTTCTTCGACCCGCGCCACTACCGCGTGATCCTGTTCGACCAGCGCGGCGCCGGCAAATCGCAGCCGCTGGGAGAAACCCGCAACAACACGACCCAATTGCTGATCGAGGACATCGAACGCCTGCGCGCGCTGTTCGGCATCGAGCAGTGGCTGGTGTTCGGCGGCTCGTGGGGCTCGACGCTGGCGCTGGCGTACGGCCAGGCGCATCCCGAGCGCTGCCTGGGCTTCGTCCTGCGCGGCATCTTCCTGTGCACGGCGCTGGAGATCGACTGGTTCATGGACGGCGCCCAGTGGTTCCACCCCGAAATTCACGAGGAATTCGCCCAGGGGGTACCTTACGAGGAACGGGGCGACCTGCTGCAGGCCTACTACAAGCGCATCATGGACCCGGACCCGGAAGTGTACTGGCCGGCCGTGCGCGCGTGGAGCCGCTTCGAGGGCCGCCGCGTGTTCCTGATGCCGCAACCGGAGGAACCGGCCTGCGACACCATCGACCTGGGCCTGGGCCGGCTGGAAGCGCATTACATGGCCAACCTCGGCTTCTTCGAGGACGACCAGCTGCTGCGCGACGTCGACCGCATCGCCCACCTGCCGGCCGTCATCGTGCAGGGCCGCTACGACGTGATCTGTCCGCCGTTCTCGGCCTGGCGCCTGCACAAGCGCTGGCCCGGCTCGAAGGTGGTGATGGTGCCGGACGCGGGCCACGCGGCGATGGAGACGGGCATCAGCCGCGAACTGGTGGCGGCAACGGAGCAGTTCCGCCGCCAGGGCCGTTTCGGCTGACGCACAGCCGTTTGGCAGGCCCGGTGCGCGGCCTGCTACACTGTTGAACCGGAAACACTTCAACCACGCGCACAACAAAGTGATGAACATTCAGCTGGGCGATATCGGCCACATCATTCAACTGGCCATCGCGCCCGTTTTCCTGCTGACCGGCGTTTGCACCAACCTGCAGGTGCTGATCAACCGGCTGGCGCGCATCATCGACCGTTCGCGCGTGCTGGAGGACCGGCTCGACATCGCCTACAACGACAGCTACCTGAACGAGCTGGACGTGCTGTACCGCCGTTCGCACCTGATCAACTACGCCATCACGCTGTCCACTGCGTGCGGGCTGTTCGTCTGCCTCGTCATCGCTCTGCTGTTCATCGGCGATACGACCAACTTCACGCTGGAGAAATACATCGCGGGCCTGTTCGTGGCCGCGGTGTTCAGCCTGATTTCCAGCTTCGGCTTCCTGCTGCGCGAGATCTTCATCGCCTCCGCCGCCATGCGGTCCCAGCGCCACGTGCGCCGGGCTCCGAAAACCAACGAGTAAGCGCTTCATTCATGCACGACTATCAACGCCCCCCCACCTTGCACCGCTACGGCCCGCGCAGCGAACTGGAACTGGCCTTGAGCCAGGGTCAGTTCGTACTGCGTCCGGAAAACGGCTTTCTGACCTTGTCGTTCTCGCGCGCCTGGAGCCACGACATGTTCGACCACTTCGGCGCCGACTGCTGCCTGGTGATCCACAACACGGAAGAATTCGGCGAGCGCATCCACCGTGCCGTGCAGCGCACATTGCCGAACTGGGCCGGTATCGACGGCGCCGTCGAGTACGGCACCCGCGCGGCGCTCGGTGCCGCGTTCACGATGGGCGCGCAGGATGCGGCCGAACAGGAGTGGAAATTCGCCTGGCGCCCCATGCACAGCCAGGCCAGCATGAATCCGGTCGTGATCCGCATCGGCAGCCTGGAGCAGTTTGCCGAACTGCGCGGCTCGGACTGGTATCCCGCGTAATCAGGGCGCGATGGCGCCGGCCACGTGGTTGCGCGCCAGCTCCGTCGATGGTCCCGGCACCTTGCTGGTGCCGCCCTTGTCGAGGCGCGCCAGCACGGCGCCCATCATGCGTTCGATGTCGCCGCGGATGATGTTCGTGCCCAGGATGCCGGGCACGTAGAAGTTGGGCATCATGCGCCCCGTATAGATCACGCGTGTGCCGCCGGTTTCCGGCACGGGCACCAGTTCCCAGCGCGATTCGTAGTGCTTCATGTCGCCCGAGATCAGGTCGATGTCGATCGAGGACATCGGCTGCTCCGTCGCGCGCACGATCAGGTGGATCGAGCGCGACATGAACAGGAAGCGGGCCGTGCCGAACTGCTCGATGATGACCTCATTGCCATTGCGCGACAGCACCCGGCACGACACCAGGTCGGGCACGAATTCCTCCATGCGGTCGTAGCCCGTCAGGATGCGCCAGACAGTCGGCAGCGGTGCCTGCACGGTGCCGTTGGCGTCCACCTCGTACATCTGCAGCGCGTCCTGGGTGATGCGCTTGACCGAGACCTGCAGCTTCGGCACATCGATGCGATGCGACTGCGCGAGTGTCAGCGCAGGTGCCGTGCAACCGAGGAGAAGTAACAACAGGAACCGTTTCATTCTTCCAGCGTAAGGTAACTGGTGGCAGAATACAAGCGCGGCACGCGGCCACCGTTAGGCAGCGCACAAACATAAAAATCCCCCTACATGTCCCAGTTTTCCCACCTGTTGGCCCCGCTCGACCTCGGCTTTACCACCTTACGCAACCGCGTCGTCATGGGTTCCATGCACACCGGATTAGAGGATCGCTTCTACAACTACGGCAAGCTGGCCGCGTTTTATCGCGAGCGGGCGCGCGGCGGCGTGGGCCTGATCGTCACCGGCGGCATCTCGCCCAACCGGCAAGGCTGGCTGCTGCCGTTCGGCGGCACGCTCAATTTCGCCGGCGACGTGTTCAATCACCGCAAGGTGACCCGTGCCGTGCACGAGGAGGGCGGCAAGATCCTGCTGCAGATCCTGCACGCGGGGCGTTATGGCTACCAGCCGTTCGTCGTCTCGGCGTCCGGCAAAAAGTCGCCGATCTCGCCGTTCAAGCCGAAGGCGCTGACGGAATCCGGCATCGAAGCGACAATTCGCGCCTACGTGCGCACGGCGCGCCTGGCGCAAAAGGCCGGCTACGACGGCATCGAGGTGATGGGCAGCGAGGGTTATCTGCTGAACCAGTTCCTGTGCGCCCGTACCAACCTGCGCACGGACCGCTGGGGCGGCGCGATCGAAAACCGCATGCGTCTGCCCGTCGAGATCGTGCGGCGCGTGCGCGCGGCCGTCGGCAACGATTTCATCATCATGTACCGCCATTCGCTGCTGGACCTGGTCGAAGGCGGCAACACTTGGGAAGAGGTCGTCACCGTCGCGCGCGCCCTGGAGCAGGCCGGCGTGACGATCCTGAACACGGGCATCGGCTGGCACGAAGCGCGGGTGCCGACGATCGTCACGTCCGTACCGCGCGCCGCGTTCGCGCAAGTGGCGGGCCGCTTGCGGCGCGAGGTCGGCATTCCCGTTGTCGCGTCGAACCGCATCAATATGCCGGCCGAGGCGGAGGACATCCTCGCGCGCGGCGATGCGGACATGGTGTCGATGGCGCGGCCGTTCCTGGCCGACCCGGAATTCGTCAACAAGGCGGCGCAGGGCCGCGTCGACGAGATCAACACCTGCATCGCCTGCAACCAGGCCTGCCTCGACCACACGTTCTCGAACCAGCGCGCCTCCTGCCTCGTCAATCCGCGTGCCTGCCGCGAGACGGAGCTGGTGTTTCGCAAGACGGCCGCGCGGCGCAAGGTGGCCGTGGTGGGGGCCGGGCCGGCCGGGCTGTCGGCGGCCACCGTCGCGGCCGAGCGCGGCCACGACGTCACCCTGTTCGACGC from Pseudoduganella armeniaca includes the following:
- a CDS encoding NADPH-dependent 2,4-dienoyl-CoA reductase; protein product: MSQFSHLLAPLDLGFTTLRNRVVMGSMHTGLEDRFYNYGKLAAFYRERARGGVGLIVTGGISPNRQGWLLPFGGTLNFAGDVFNHRKVTRAVHEEGGKILLQILHAGRYGYQPFVVSASGKKSPISPFKPKALTESGIEATIRAYVRTARLAQKAGYDGIEVMGSEGYLLNQFLCARTNLRTDRWGGAIENRMRLPVEIVRRVRAAVGNDFIIMYRHSLLDLVEGGNTWEEVVTVARALEQAGVTILNTGIGWHEARVPTIVTSVPRAAFAQVAGRLRREVGIPVVASNRINMPAEAEDILARGDADMVSMARPFLADPEFVNKAAQGRVDEINTCIACNQACLDHTFSNQRASCLVNPRACRETELVFRKTAARRKVAVVGAGPAGLSAATVAAERGHDVTLFDAADSIGGQFKVAMQVPGKEEFAETIRYFGRKLQLTGVNVQLGRRVARDDLAGFDDVIVATGIKVRMPAIDGIGHPKVLSYLDVLQHKKPVGARVAIVGAGGIGFDMGEYLLHDTRHPLPLPLQTWTAEWGVDLHASTGGGLVPPATPAPVRQLYLLQRKTTKPGAGLGKTSGWVHRAVLARNGVVMLAGVTYKKIDDQGLHIEVGGEARLLAVDNVVICAGQDSQTELMPKEGEASNGGPRYHKIGGAALAAELDAKRAIREGAELAASL